A genomic region of Plasmodium cynomolgi strain B DNA, chromosome 5, whole genome shotgun sequence contains the following coding sequences:
- a CDS encoding RAD protein (Pv-fam-e;~putative) produces the protein MARMYSSKRFLMLVGYTTLLFVLWIGILSGFLLTMKYAQIGNKSLTPREVNNLLDSLGVLVSKRKAKFVFYHYNRCLRKMYNDMMDRLWVQFATAATKRGMSRSYQMRFWKECDDEITNDFVERDEYFLGRFRKLISKGTMMSLTFFTFMCKYNKSWKAALRYYEDKWSITLWRNVESYPGIKVRSHGNPDF, from the exons ATGGCGAGGATGTACTCTTCGAAAAGATTTCTCATGTTGGTGGGTTACACCACTCTACTGTTTGTTCTGTGGATCGGAATTTTATCG GGTTTCTTATTGACGATGAAGTATGCGCAAATAGGTAATAAATCATTAACACCTAGAGAAGTAAATAATTTACTCGATTCCCTTGGTGTACTTGTaagtaaaagaaaagcaaagtTTGTGTTTTATCACTACAATAGATGCTTGAGAAAAATGTATAACGATATGATGGATAGACTGTGGGTGCAATTTGCCACCGCAGCAACGAAAAGAGGGATGTCACGAAGTTATCAAATGAGATTTTGGAAAGAATGCGATGATGAAATAACTAATGACTTTGTAGAAAGAgacgaatattttttagggAGATTTAGGAAATTAATATCTAAAGGAACAATGATGAGCTTgactttttttactttcatgTGTAAATACAACAAGTCATGGAAAGCGGCTTTAAGATATTACGAAGATAAGTGGTCCATTACTCTATGGCGCAATGTAGAGAGTTATCCAGGGATAAAAGTAAGGTCTCATGGCAATCCCGACTTTTAA
- a CDS encoding RAD protein (Pv-fam-e;~putative) produces MLLVHTAVVALYGENTGVGTSKKNISAPIFNLYPGHPDGKKGAIPVEEESWEEHHKVLHINEDPFFENSHLGRFLSEDRIDIKNNIGSPRDSFESYRLQVPFEMTREELKKRIAYCGRLFIQKKRVHAAIYVYINYLRGKYYNMINELKSSFLELASKNELPEDLQKMYWRQCEEELLRDLVIMENISEKYFQSLLNNKVIFTLQFNWTLGAHEAFWFSDMFEKELKWNKILSDRANNYLLR; encoded by the exons ATGCTTTTGGTCCATACAGCCGTGGTTGCACTCTACGGCGAAAACACTGGTGTAGGgacaagcaaaaaaaatatatctgcccctatatttaatttataccct GGCCACCCCGACGGAAAG AAGGGAGCTATCCCTGTAGAGGAAGAATCCTGGGAGGAACACCACAAAGTACTGCACATTAATGAAGACCCTTTTTTTGAGAattcccatttggggagaTTTTTAAGCGAAGATAGAATTGACATCAAAAACAATATAGGTAGCCCTAGGGACTCATTTGAGAGCTACCGTCTACAGGTTCCATTCGAAATGACCAgagaggaattaaaaaaaaggattgcTTATTGTGGAcgtttatttattcaaaagAAAAGAGTACATGCAGCAATTTATGTGtacattaattatttaagaggtaaatattacaatatgataaatgaattaaaaagcTCATTTCTAGAATTAGCAtctaaaaatgaattaccCGAAGATCTTCAAAAGATGTATTGGAGacaatgtgaagaagaactTCTACGAGATTTAGTAATTATGGAAAATATATCtgagaaatattttcaatcCTTGTTGAATAATAAAGTAATTTTCACACTGCAATTTAATTGGACCTTGGGGGCACATGAAGCCTTCTGGTTTTCGGACATGTTCGAGAAGGAACTGAAGTGGAACAAGATCCTCTCCGACCGGGCCAATAACTACCTACTGCGCTGA
- a CDS encoding RAD protein (Pv-fam-e;~putative), whose protein sequence is MKIKLGMHQNDSSKWVNLGEPQFSVRRAREVTEMVTKMKSVLSKTRSHKQENENKKECSAFRATSQAGSLSYPPFGCSKEDLSGELTMDEINKLISSCIFFVSRKKAYIIFYHYSNYLKRMFRDMVSKLSK, encoded by the exons atgaaaataaaactcGGCATG CACCAAAATGATTCGTCAAAATGGGTAAATTTGGGAGAGCCCCAATTTAGTGTGCGGCGAGCCAGGGAAGTGACCGAAATGGtcaccaaaatgaaaagcgtCCTTTCGAAAACGCGTTCCCATAaacaagaaaatgaaaataagaaGGAGTGTAGTGCATTCAGAGCAACTAGCCAGGCAGGCAGTCTTAGCTACCCACCATTCGGGTGTTCCAAAGAAGACCTTTCCGGAGAACTCACCATGgatgaaataaataagcTAATCAGCtcgtgcattttttttgtaagtagaaaaaaagcgtacataatattttaccattaTAGTAATTATCTAAAGAGGATGTTTCGCGACATGGTTAGTAAATTATCGAAGTGA
- a CDS encoding glutamyl-tRNA(Gln) amidotransferase subunit A (putative) → MGSIKKYKKGAHFSPLRNGSNEIYNSEIYQIRREIFSHKKIKDTLERIIIKRVTQGHLNQYNSFCYLYSLDEIYEQLTKLQRLYDQCENVEDLPKLFGLPIILKDNICTKNIPTTCGSKILEKYKPSYDSTVVRRLKKHGAVIVGKTHMNEFAMGSCTGGMGVKNPFNENELSCGGSSGGSASCVGSRIINCSVNTDTGGSIRSPAALCACIGMKPTYGRISRYGIIPYNEETDVVGLIVNNVYDCSILLDVLSGADKNDLTTLKGKEKKFHFKLKKYEASLNFQENKCPLKNFKFGYLSEKILKNYFVDDLTYQSYLQVMHNIEKMGGILMNTDLHELSDYCYLYYLYSMTIANSNLSRINGINYNLQNVLGKSNFVREVRSTLINEKVLTRIIGGSIISSRFQGGSLRHTFATAKGRLTRAVDIILGHVNFLLLPSLPRSNNLKESVGTPHGGMSDPQKDTTQKEQHSSISPPVTRAFCEIPSPPEGYNNYMKEIFSVVSSITGLPSIVIPTGEFTPQLNEPQSFQLLGRSLNEAGLLK, encoded by the coding sequence atgggaagcataaagaaatataaaaagggtGCACACTTTTCACCGCTTCGAAATGGATCAAATGAGATATACAACTCGGAGATATACCAAATTAGgagagaaatattttcacataagaaaataaaagatacaCTCGAAAGGATAATAATTAAGAGAGTCACTCAGGGACATCTCAATCAATACAATAGCTTTTGCTACCTTTACAGCCTTGacgaaatatatgaacaactCACTAAACTGCAAAGACTTTATGATCAGTGTGAAAATGTGGAGGATCTACCGAAGCTGTTCGGATTGCCCATCATTTTAAAAGACAATATTTGCACAAAGAATATCCCAACCACATGTGGGAgcaaaattttagaaaaatataagccGTCCTATGATAGCACTGTTGTGAGAAGGTTGAAAAAACATGGAGCTGTAATTGTGGGGAAAACACATATGAACGAATTTGCAATGGGATCCTGTACTGGAGGAATGGGCGTAAAGAATCCCTTTAATGAAAATGAGCTATCTTGTGGTGGATCTTCTGGTGGATCGGCTAGTTGTGTCGGTTCTAGAATTATAAACTGCTCAGTAAATACAGACACAGGTGGATCTATTCGAAGCCCAGCTGCGCTATGTGCATGCATAGGGATGAAGCCCACGTATGGAAGGATAAGCAGATATGGCATTATCCCCTATAATGAAGAAACCGATGTTGTAGGACTCATAGTTAATAATGTGTATGACTGTAGCATCCTCTTGGATGTCCTTTCCGGAGCAGATAAAAACGATTTAACTACCCtcaaagggaaagaaaaaaaattccatttcAAGTTAAAGAAGTATGAAGCTTCTCTCAATTTTCAAGAAAATAAATGCCCActgaaaaatttcaaatttggCTACCTAAgtgagaaaattttaaaaaattattttgtcgaTGATCTCACATATCAAAGTTATTTGCAAGTCATGCacaacatagaaaaaatgggaggaatTCTGATGAATACAGACCTGCATGAATTAAGTGACTACTGCTACTTGTACTATCTATACTCTATGACCATTGCAAATAGTAACCTTTCGAGGATTAATGGGATCAACTACAACCTTCAGAATGTACTCGGAAAATCCAATTTCGTTAGAGAAGTAAGATCCACTTtgataaatgaaaaggtgCTAACGAGAATTATCGGTGGATCCATAATCTCGTCACGATTTCAAGGAGGGTCTTTACGACACACGTTCGCAACTGCGAAGGGGAGATTAACTAGAGCGGTTGATATAATTTTGGGACATGTAAATTTCTTGTTGCTTCCCTCCTTGCCAAGGTCAAACAATTTGAAGGAGTCGGTAGGCACCCCTCATGGGGGTATGTCCGACCCACAAAAGGATACAACTCAGAAGGAGCAGCATTCTTCAATCAGTCCACCTGTTACGCGTGCCTTCTGTGAAATTCCATCCCCCCCTGAGGGATACAACAACTACATGAAGGAAATTTTCTCAGTCGTGTCGTCAATCACAGGACTCCCAAGCATCGTGATTCCAACGGGGGAGTTTACCCCACAGTTGAATGAACCCCAGTCGTTTCAGTTGCTAGGCAGAAGCTTGAACGAAGCGGGGCTGCTCAAA
- a CDS encoding hypothetical protein (putative) codes for MLSDGRVIKMPVKQEEEKEKEKGKGKIKVDKVPNVWGSSAGAGSDYFDLYRKQRNQENERIELMEKKWKEYTQNQIFQTYRKKKLKKKKRQMRKNKIRELRNSKKAKVQGGSDGKTEKATDQVGEDSCPSDYDASKEVNKSVSSQKKHHNRSPTPDEDEMVKSDKTESGEDESDKLVAPNPVDTETFLVVKEVEEELF; via the exons ATGCTGTCGGATGGGCGGGTCATAAAAATGCCCGTTAAacaggaagaggaaaaagagaaggaaaaaggcaaagggaaaataaaagtggaCAAAGTACCAAATGTTTGGGGAAGCAGTGCAGGGGCAGGAAGTGACTACTTTGATCTTTATCGAAAGCAAAGAAATcaagaaaatgaaagaatCGAATTAATGGAAAAGAAGTGGAAAGAATATACACAAAATCAAATATTCCAAA catatagaaaaaaaaagcttaaaaaaaaaaaaagacaaatgaggaagaacaaaattagGGAGCTACGAAATAGTAAAAAGGCTAAAGTTCAAGGGGGGAGTGACGggaaaacggaaaaggcAACCGACCAGGTGGGGGAAGACTCTTGTCCAAGCGATTATGATGCTTCGAAGGAGGTGAATAAATCGGTCTCCTCCCAGAAGAAGCATCATAACCGTTCACCTACGCCTGATGAGGATGAGATGGTAAAATCTGATAAGACAGAATCGGGAGAGGACGAGTCTGATAAGTTGGTGGCCCCCAACCCCGTGGACACAGAGACCTTTCTCGTGGTTAAggaggtggaggaggaactCTTCTAG